The candidate division KSB1 bacterium nucleotide sequence TTTCAAGACCGAGGAGGCGAAACAGTTGATCGCGGAGCCTTCCGCGAGAGCCGGCCGACCATTGGCGCTTTACTCAGATTTCGTGCTGGAGATTGCCGGCTGTTTTCCTTTTTTTATTCAAATGGCCTGTTCGGCGCTTTTCTCGCTGCCGAAAAACGAAAAAATAGATTACCGCAAAGCCAGGGAAATTTTCCTGGAAGAGGCGCGGCCGCATTTTCAAGAATATTGGGAAAAGTTTGACGAATCGGAAAAGGCCGTGGTTGTGGCGCTGGCAAGTGGGAAAAAGCCGCCGCGGGAGCATGAATTTGCCAAGAAAGATTTGGCGCAGGCCGGCTTTGTGCAAGATGGAAAATTATTTTCGTCGCTCTTCGCCGAGTTTGTGCGCGAAGCGAGCCGGCCAACTCAGCCGTGGTGGAAGGTGTGGTAGGGGAGCATTCCTTTATTCTGCTCACGAAGAACTTTTCAACCCGAAAAAATTCTGCACGACGTAGCCGGCAATTTGCGGATTTTCCTGCAAGCGGCGCACGGAATAGGCATGCCAGGATTTCCCGAAGGGAACGTAAATCCGCAACCGGTGTCCGGCGTTGACGATGGTATCGCGCAGTTCTTCATCGACGCCGAGCAGCATTTGAAATTCGTATTTGTCGCGGGGCAGCTTCATTTCATCGATCAAGCGCATCGCGTCCCACACCAAGCGCTCATCATGGGTGGCGATGCCGACATACGCGCCGCGCCGCAGCATTTCCGCCAGCAGATAGGTAAAATTTTTGTTGATCAGCTCGCGATTTTTATAGGCGATGAGACGCGGCTCGATATAAATGCCCTTGCAAAGCCGAAAATTGGCCGTTGCGCCGTTTTGCATCAAACTGCGAATATCGGTGAGCGAGCGCCGCAGATAAGCTTGAATCGCCACGCCGACATTGTGATACTCTCGCCGAAGCAGATCATAAATGTGCAGCGTATCGGTGGTGCAAGTGGAATCCTCCATGTCGAGGCGCACGAAATTTTTGAGTTCGTGCGCGCGCTGCACGACACGGCGGACGTTGTCGAGGCAAAAATCAAAATCGAGCTTCAAACCGAAGGCGGTGAGCTTGATGGAAATGTTGCTGTCAAGCTTCTCACGGTCGATGGTTTCCAACGCTTCGAGATAACTGGCGGTGGTGGCTTCCGCTTCTTCTCTTGTGAAAACATGCTCGCCGAGAACATCCAGCGTGGCCATCATGCCGCCTTGGTTCAATTGGCGAACCAGACGCACGGCGTCTGCCAGCGTATCGCCGGCGATGTAACGAGCTGCGACCCGCCGCACCAAGGCTTTTGGTACCAGCGGCAGCGTGGTGACCACCAATTTATTGAGAAGCTCCAATCGTACTCTTCCTCCTTCCTCGTAAAAACAAATCGAAGATTGAAGATCGCGAATCGAAACTCGATCATCCATCCTCGACCTTCTCTCTTCCCAACCTTTATCTTCGCTGTTTGCCCCAAACCTCGACATTCACCAAATTCGGCGGCTTTTGGCCGGCAAGACCGGCGATGAGATTTTCCGCGGCCATCGTCGCCATTTTCGAGCGGGTTTCGATGGTGGCGCTGGCGGTATGCGGCGTGAGGACGACGTTATCGAGCTCGAGTAATTCCGGATGAACCACAGGCTCGTTTTCAAATACATCAAGCGCCGCGCCGGCGATAACGCCGTTTTTCAAGGCTTCGGCAAGGGCGGCTTCATCGATCACCGGGCCGCGGCTGGTGTT carries:
- a CDS encoding proline dehydrogenase family protein — protein: MELLNKLVVTTLPLVPKALVRRVAARYIAGDTLADAVRLVRQLNQGGMMATLDVLGEHVFTREEAEATTASYLEALETIDREKLDSNISIKLTAFGLKLDFDFCLDNVRRVVQRAHELKNFVRLDMEDSTCTTDTLHIYDLLRREYHNVGVAIQAYLRRSLTDIRSLMQNGATANFRLCKGIYIEPRLIAYKNRELINKNFTYLLAEMLRRGAYVGIATHDERLVWDAMRLIDEMKLPRDKYEFQMLLGVDEELRDTIVNAGHRLRIYVPFGKSWHAYSVRRLQENPQIAGYVVQNFFGLKSSS